From Trichoderma atroviride chromosome 1, complete sequence, one genomic window encodes:
- a CDS encoding uncharacterized protein (EggNog:ENOG41) produces MGRKPNPLILEYFVRGPKLNDNSNRYPHTCKQCGENFPKGRIDSLTTHITKKCPAISDSDRMRACLELHGITARAAVERQPLGGVSVNGQPPAQLAPPQGGWSALETLAEASRQVDLNENNRGQKAADAANPANGGGFVTDRLELQEQFTLENPPQAYESRPQTSTSVKKEKSTVAVQVASPTSELSPEERLQALLPPGDVLPDASNISVAVAATARLNPSFLDPQLVHTDIPPTPSPPAAEPQAPVDPMPTAPIPVSLPDTSVSQPWGEMTYLTTTAPIPLLTETSPALPLMSRGGVRMDTSDGLINGRARHARSRFTPARRKEVQEVRKIGACIRCRILRKNCGKGTPCDTCRKVLAPRVWRTGCVRTRLHEQLDLYAAGVQVVLSQNRINLIKDQLKLTNDGSLIEVSHFPEAGKKIVFGALVYPLEPNETQAEARGNKEPFHQVIMIDQDSEDIPAKAEAYMRDVLSTFIEREPSKFMKVTLEAAYHQLSKGEDDLLKKALELWGLVESIDRERQWTILEKPSAEGEEPRWIKEAQNENDADIYTMICMQLNAAAERKANSTSKSLLNHMDRLLTDSKTKVGFKVYLTALIFLNCVEKSTWAFKAWEQDHLRPGWPLERDPSVFTQQGGNLAGLLKMLLSIRKALPQTMRSEEGKLTVQDRDPDITEYFKTLDLDFNNIETRQKGSQFSPADSRSLELAFCSHLLLPYPSA; encoded by the exons ATGGGTCGCAAGCCGAACCCCCTCATCCTCGAGTACTTTGTCCGTGGGCCAAAGCTCAACGACAACAGCAACCGCTATCCGCACACGTGCAAGCAGTGCGGCGAGAACTTCCCCAAGGGCCGCATCGACAGCCTGACGACGCACATCACCAAGAAATGCCCGGCCATCTCCGACTCCGACCGCATGCGGGCGTGTCTCGAGCTCCACGGCATCACGGCCCGGGCAGCTGTTGAGCGGCAGCCTCTCGGCGGGGTCTCCGTCAATGGCCAGCCGCCCGCCCAGCTTGCGCCGCCACAGGGAGGATGGAGCGCTCTCGAGACACTTGCCGAGGCATCGCGCCAGGTTGATCTTAACGAGAACAATCGAGGCCAGAAGGCAGCAGACGCCGCCAATCCTGCCAATGGCGGCGGGTTCGTGACCGATcgcctggagctgcaggaGCAGTTTACGCTGGAGAACCCTCCCCAAGCTTATGAGAGCCGCCCTCAGACAAGCACCAGcgtcaagaaggagaaga GCACCGTTGCTGTGCAGGTGGCGTCACCGACTTCTGAGCTCTCACCGGAAGAACGCCTCCAGGCTTTGCTCCCCCCTGGCGATGTGCTGCCAGATGCCTCCAACATCTctgttgccgttgccgccacGGCTCGCTTGAACCCCTCGTTTCTCGACCCCCAGCTTGTCCATACTGACATTCCGCCGACCCCGTCTCCTCCAGCCGCAGAGCCACAAGCGCCCGTCGACCCAATGCCAACCGCCCCTATCCCCGTCTCCCTACCCGATACGAGCGTTTCCCAGCCGTGGGGCGAGATGACATACTTGACTACCACTGCCCCGATCCCGCTCCTCACAGAAACTTCTCCAGCGCTACCGCTTATGAGTCGTGGCGGTGTCCGAATGGATACGAGTGACGGGTTGATCAACGGCAGAGCCCGTCATGCACGGTCGAGATTCACTCCTGCTAGGCGGAAAGAGGTCCAGGAGGTACGGAAAATAGGTGCTTGTATAAGGTGCCGGATTCTGAGAAAGAACTGTGGCAAGGGAACTCCTTGCGATACTTGCCGCAAAGTCTTGGCACCTCGTGTCTGGAGGACTGGCTGTGTCCGTACCAGACTGCACGAACAGCTCGACCTGTATGCTGCCGGCGTTCAGGTCGTCCTCTCCCAAAACCGCATCAACCTCATCAAGGACCAACTCAAGCTTACCAACGATGGGAGCTTGATTGAGGTATCACACTTTCCTGAAGCAGGCAAGAAGATTGTGTTTGGAGCCTTGGTGTATCCATTGGAGCCCAACGAAACTCAGGCAGAGGCTCGTGGGAACAAAGAGCCCTTTCACCAAGTCATTATGATTGACCAAGACTCGGAAGATATCCCAGCCAAAGCCGAGGCGTATATGCGAGATGTGCTGTCCACGTTTATTGAGCGCGAGCCGTCAAAATTTATGAAAGTGACGCTCGAGGCTGCATACCACCAGCTCTcaaagggagaagacgatCTTCTCAAGAAGGCTCTGGAGCTTTGGGGCCTTGTGGAGAGCATTGACCGCGAAAGACAATGGACCATCCTAGAGAAGCCCAGCGCCGAAGGAGAAGAACCGAGATGGATTAAAGAAGCGCAAAACGAAAACGACGCCGATATTTACACCATGATTTGCATGCAACTCAATGCTGCGGCCGAACGAAAAGCTAATAGCACTTCCAAGAGCCTGCTGAATCATATGGATAGGCTTCTCACTGATAGCAAAACAAAGGTCGGCTTCAAGGTCTATCTTACCGCCTTAATCTTCCTCAACTGCGTGGAAAAGTCAACCTGGGCCTTCAAGGCTTGGGAGCAGGACCATCTCCGTCCAGGCTGGCCCCTGGAGCGCGACCCAAGTGTTTTCACTCAGCAGGGCGGAAACTTGGCCGGGTTGCTGAAAATGCTCTTGTCCATCCGCAAGGCGTTACCCCAAACTATGCGGAGCGAAGAGGGAAAGTTGACGGTCCAGGATAGAGACCCGGACATCACCGAGTACTTTAAGACCCTTGATCTTGATT TCAATAACATTGAAACTCGCCAGAAAGGCTCACAATTCTCCCCTGCCGACTCCCGTTCCCTCGAACTAGCCTTTTGCTCACACCTTCTCCTCCCTTACCCCTCGGcttaa
- a CDS encoding uncharacterized protein (EggNog:ENOG41~SECRETED:SignalP(1-18)): MYSTLVLLPFIALANSAALPPVDLASYVLTSTGETNGGNTFPGVSRPLGMVKLGPDLYSGTDAYSGYLANGNFTGFTMLHESGTGGAPKYGVVSQMPVVGTVNNPLSDAINDTRALPDYTEIGYYKASLGSGTVLEMAATNKAGMFQYTFPSVDKDLNVLVDVSHVLSSYRGQGLEQHFLGGNITVKEDTDAGHYYYTGSGTYDNGWNRAAPWTVYFCGYFDAPASFKTFIGTSLNTSTLAAFSNEETSYSSKTARLGALFTFTQTSVTSRVGVSFISESQACANVNAEIPKGTKFATVYQDTRDAWNTQVLSKVTTTETNVTKLNQLYSALYFMHLLPTNKTGENSLWKSSAPYYDDIFTFWDTHRCTTPLLHILQPVFYEELLRSMIDIYSHEGYTSDARSSFSNGAVQGGSNSDNVFADAYVKGVRGKVDWETAYASMTKNAEVTPDNNNDPRDPTGSTKEGRSALPDWRQYGYITPRFGRSVSRAVEYAVNDFSLATVANGLGLQYDFKKYLSRSHNWRNHWNTNMTALGFSGFLGPRNTSGFISQDPLSCGGCYWADLYYQALPWEYSFNAHHDMGTLVDYCGGADTFVKRLEMTFQPGIYSGNRAFGSTIFNPGNEPSFATPYLYNYVNRQDLSVLRSRFIAKSYYSPTQGGLPGNSDAGAMESWLLWSMIGLFPVTGQTTFLIGSPWFTDLTISLGGGKKLKITTTGGSENVYYVQSLKVNGRPWNKSWVSWYDIFAKGGSLDFVLGSTPSNWTTGPTPPSPGSVSATAAEQLLIDMSKGASS; encoded by the exons ATGTATTCTACATTAGTATTATTGCCTTTCATCGCATTAGCCAACTCGGCTGCGCTTCCTCCCGTTGACTTAGCCAGCTATGTCTTGACCAGT ACGGGAGAAACAAATGGCGGAAACACTTTCCCAGGTGTTTCTCGCCCACTGGGCATGGTCAAGCTCGGCCCTGATCTTTACTCTGGCACAGACGCTTACTCTGGGTATCTTGCAAATGGCAACTTCACCGGCTTCACCATGCTTCATGAGAGCGGCACTGGAGGCGCTCCCAAATACGGCGTCGTTTCTCAGATGCCCGTGGTTGGGACGGTAAACAACCCCCTTAGCGACGCCATCAACGACACGCGCGCCCTGCCTGATTACACCGAGATTGGCTACTACAAAGCAAGTCTCGGCTCTGGAACTGTCTTGGAAATGGCCGCCACCAACAAAGCGGGCATGTTTCAGTACACATTCCCTAGCGTCGACAAAGATCTCAATGTCCTTGTTGATGTGTCTCACGTCTTGTCGTCTTATCGCGGCCAAGGCCTGGAACAGCACTTCTTGGGAGGCAATATTACTGTCAAAGAAGATACTGATGCCGGGCATTATTACTATACTGGATCAGGGACTTACGACAAT GGATGGAACAGAGCTGCTCCTTGGACAGTCTATTTCTGCGGATATTTCGACGCCCCGGCTTCGTTCAAAACATTTATTGGAACGAGCCTAAACACGTCAACTCTGGCTGCGTTTTCAAACGAGGAGACCAGCTATAGCTCCAAGACTGCGAGACTGGGCGCGCTCTTCACTTTCACGCAAACCTCTGTGACTTCCAGAGTCGGCGTTTCATTCATCTCAGAGTCCCAAGCATGCGCCAACGTCAACGCAGAGATTCCCAAGGGCACCAAGTTTGCGACTGTGTACCAGGACACTCGAGATGCTTGGAACACACAGGTCTTGTCAAAAGTGACAACCACTGAAACCAACGTCACGAAGCTGAACCAGCTCTATTCTGCACTTTATTTCATGCATTTGCTCCCCACCAACAAGACGGGAGAAAACTCTCTGTGGAAATCTAGTGCACCCTACTACGATGACATCTTCACTTTCTGGGACACG CATCGCTGCACAACCCCTCTGCTTCACATCCTTCAACCGGTGTTTTATGAAGAGCTCTTGAGATCCATGATTGACATCTATAGCCATGAAGGCTATACCTCCGATGCTCGTTCTTCGTTTTCGAACGGTGCCGTCCAGGGAGGCTCCAACAGCGATAACGTCTTCGCTGATGCGTACGTCAAGGGTGTGCGCGGCAAGGTCGACTGGGAAACCGCCTATGCTTCCATGACGAAGAATGCTGAAGTCACGCCGGACAACAACAACGATCCCCGCGATCCTACGGGCTCAACCAAGGAAGGACGAAGCGCTCTGCCGGACTGGCGGCAGTATGGCTACATCACTCCTCGCTTTGGAAGATCTGTGAGCCGAGCTGTTGAATA CGCGGTCAATGACTTCTCGCTGGCAACTGTTGCCAACGGCCTTGGTCTTCAATATGACTTCAAAAAGTATCTCAGCAGATCCCACAACTGGCGCAACCACTGGAACACCAACATGACCGCCCTCGGATTCTCCGGCTTCCTTGGCCCCAGAAACACCAGTGGCTTCATCAGCCAGGATCCCCTTTCCTGCGGTGGCTGCTACTGGGCAGACCTGTACTACCAGGCTCTTCCCTGGGAGTATTCCTTCAATGCTCACCATGATATGGGGACCCTCGTCGATTACTGCGGCGGAGCAGACACATTCGTCAAGCGCCTCGAGATGACTTTCCAGCCCGGCATTTACTCCGGCAATCGCGCTTTTGGCAGCACAATCTTCAACCCTGGAAACGAACCCAGTTTCGCTACCCCGTATCTGTACAATTATGTCAACAGACAGGATCTTTCCGTCTTGAGAAGTCGCTTCATCGCCAAATCGTACTACAGCCCCACGCAAGGCGGCCTTCCGGGTAACAGTGACGCTGGAGCCATGGAGTCATGGCTCTTGTGGAGCATGATTGGTTTATTCCCCGTAACTGGCCAAACTACTTTCCTCATCGGATCGCCCTGGTTCACAGACCTGACCATCTCTTTGGGTggcggcaagaagctcaagatcACCACCACTGGCGGCAGCGAGAACGTCTATTACGTCCAGTCGCTCAAGGTCAACGGCCGCCCGTGGAACAAGAGCTGGGTGAGCTGGTATGACATTTTTGCCAAGGGAGGAAGCCTCGATTTTGTGCTTGGCAGCACGCCGAGTAACTGGACGACTGGCCCAACGCCGCCCAGTCCGGGGAGTGTGAGCGCAACTGCTGCCGAGCAGTTGTTGATTGACATGTCCAAGGGAGCCAGTTCTTGA
- a CDS encoding uncharacterized protein (EggNog:ENOG41~TransMembrane:7 (o12-36i48-70o82-100i147-166o178-200i220-241o253-277i)), whose protein sequence is MPDLGTGQKFTTATTVVAGVAALAATVVSAISIWLQAKNYRKPLLQRYVVRILLMVPIYSIASFTSMVSLRAASFLDPVRDIYEAFTIYTFFQLLINYLGGERSAIIMPHGRAPVHHLWPMNHVLSKVDISDPYTFLAIKRGILQYAWLKPILALAAIIMKATGTYQEGYIGAKSGYFWSGIIYNISVTVSLYSLGLFWVCMHKDLVPFRPVPKFLCIKLIIFASYWQGFFLSILVWLGAIPDDVQGYTRDNLAAAIQDALICVEMPIFAVAHWYAFSWHDFADNRIQSARMPLNFAFRDAFGIRDLIEDSKETFRGDNYGYRSFDSGDRVIAHEESSSRYARLKEGMRYERGGKGKYWIPKPGEVNATAPLLGNDNGASSSTRPDQLNDNTHGTFDEPEIDADDERLYDKARQLEYGDWNYPVITASEPLRERYASWASSSETRILNSHTYNSIPTNNDAAESSQQKGKQTDSEHSEQQEPPVVVIKKKKKSKKVVKHPDPTPSDVISDHEDQGNARATQGYDGSHSPAAEEQGPWASTERNDARESVSSYQISDSDEFRNVWGADNK, encoded by the exons ATGCCTGACCTGGGCACCGGCCAAAAgttcaccaccgccaccaccgtGGTCGCGGGTGTTGCAGCTCTGGCGGCAACGGTGGTATCAGCGAT CTCGATATGGCTACAAGCAAAGAACTATCGCAAGCCGCTGCTCCAGCGCTACGTCGTCCGCATCCTGCTGATGGTCCCGATATACTCGATCGCATCATTCACAAGCATGGTCTCGTTAAGAGCTGCTTCGTTCTTAGATCCTGTTCGCGACATCTATGAAGCATTTACAATATATACCTTTTTCCAACTTCTGATCAATTACTTGGGCGGAGAGCGGTCGGCCATCATTATGCCCCACGGTCGGGCTCCCGTCCACCATTTATGGCCCATGAACCATGTCCTATCCAAAGTCGACATCTCAGACCCGTACACATTCCTCGCCATCAAGCGGGGCATTCTTCAGTATGCATGGCTTAAACCCATCCTCGCTCTCGCGGCTATCATCATGAAGGCTACAGGCACCTACCAGGAAGGATATATCGGAGCTAAATCTGGCTACTTTTGGAGCGGCATAATATACAACATTAGTGTCACAGTCAGCCTGTACTCGCTCGGGCTGTTTTGGGTTTGCATGCACAAAGACTTGGTGCCGTTCCGGCCTGTCCCCAAATTCTTGTGCATCAAActcatcatctttgcttcaTATTGGCAAGGGTTTTTCCTATCGATTCTCGTCTGGCTTGGGGCTATCCCCGATGACGTTCAGGGTTACACACGTGACAACCTGGCAGCGGCCATCCAAGACGCCCTCATCTGCGTGGAGATGCCGATTTTCGCTGTTGCTCACTGGTATGCCTTTTCTTGGCACGACTTTGCCGATAATAGGATCCAGTCGGCTCGCATGCCCCTCAACTTTGCTTTCCGTGATGCATTCGGTATCAGAGATCTCATTGAAGATTCCAAGGAGACTTTCAGAGGAGACAATTACGGCTATCGATCATTTGATTCTGGCGACAGGGTCATTGCGCACGAAGAATCTAGCTCAAGATATGCTAGACTGAAGGAAGGCATGCGATATGAACGGGGAGGCAAAGGAAAATATTGGATTCCAAAGCCAGGGGAGGTGAATGCGACAGCGCCCTTGCTGGGTAATGACAATGGAGCATCCAGCTCCACTCGCCCCGATCAACTCAACGATAATACCCATGGAACATTCGACGAGCCGGaaattgatgctgatgatgagcgCCTATATGATAAGGCCCGACAACTAGAGTATGGGGATTGGAAC TATCCCGTCATCACGGCAAGCGAACCACTCAGGGAACGTTATGCTTCCTGGGCAAGCAGCTCGGAAACCAGAATTCTCAACTCTCATACATACAACAGCATCCCAACAAATAACGATGCAGCCGAGTCATCgcagcaaaaaggcaaacaaaCTGATTCAGAGCATTCAGAGCAACAAGAGCCGCCAGTGGTTGTtattaagaagaagaagaagtcaaagaagGTGGTAAAGCACCCAGACCCTACACCATCTGATGTCATATCCGACCACGAAGACCAGGGCAATGCCAGAGCTACACAGGGCTACGatggcagccacagcccagcCGCCGAAGAGCAGGGGCCGTGGGCCTCTACAGAACGTAACGACGCACGAGAGAGTGTATCCAGCTACCAAATATCAGACTCTGACGAGTTTCGGAACGTTTGGGGCGCTGATAACAAATAA